In one Paenibacillus sp. JQZ6Y-1 genomic region, the following are encoded:
- a CDS encoding proline dehydrogenase gives METMLRNVFQSLAKNPSANRMAKKYGLRFGAKRFVAGVTVEEAVQAVRQLNRDGRLATLDHLGEFISTRQEALDSLHMCLATLDAIHDSGVQSNLSLKLTSLGLDLDRQLCLDNMVQILTKAKGYGNFVRIDMEDYAHCQPALDLYRELRQSFDNVGIVLQAYLFRTAQDIDDLNGLHANLRLVKGAYKEPASVAFPAKEDVDANYRKIIAQHLAHGNYTAIATHDETIVRFVKQLVTDKNIPREQFEFQMLYGICEDLQKRLVQEGYKVRIYVPYGRDWFGYNMRRLAERPANVWFVMKNLFR, from the coding sequence ATGGAAACGATGCTTCGCAATGTGTTTCAATCCCTTGCTAAAAATCCATCGGCGAATCGGATGGCGAAGAAGTATGGGTTGCGCTTTGGTGCCAAACGGTTTGTTGCTGGGGTGACGGTGGAGGAAGCGGTTCAGGCAGTCCGGCAGTTGAATAGGGATGGTCGACTGGCGACGTTGGATCATCTGGGGGAATTTATTTCGACGCGACAAGAAGCGTTGGATTCGCTACACATGTGCTTGGCGACGCTAGATGCGATTCATGATAGTGGCGTGCAATCGAATTTGTCGCTCAAGTTAACGTCGCTAGGATTAGATCTGGATCGGCAACTTTGTTTGGACAATATGGTGCAGATTTTGACAAAGGCGAAGGGGTACGGCAATTTTGTGCGGATTGATATGGAGGATTATGCGCATTGTCAGCCAGCGCTGGATTTGTATCGCGAATTACGGCAATCGTTTGATAATGTGGGCATTGTGCTGCAAGCATATTTATTCCGTACAGCTCAGGATATTGACGATCTGAATGGGCTACATGCGAATCTACGGTTGGTCAAAGGGGCTTACAAGGAACCAGCGTCTGTAGCTTTTCCAGCCAAAGAAGATGTGGATGCCAATTACCGCAAAATCATTGCGCAGCATCTGGCTCACGGCAATTATACCGCCATCGCTACCCATGATGAAACTATTGTGCGGTTTGTGAAGCAACTGGTGACGGACAAAAATATTCCGCGCGAGCAGTTTGAATTTCAGATGTTGTATGGCATTTGCGAGGATTTGCAGAAGCGACTTGTGCAGGAAGGCTACAAGGTGCGCATTTATGTACCGTATGGACGCGATTGGTTTGGTTACAATATGCGGCGGCTTGCTGAACGCCCAGCGAATGTATGGTTTGTCATGAAAAATCTATTTCGCTAA
- a CDS encoding methyl-accepting chemotaxis protein, with translation MYEKNKVMNLLCLVTVALSFIVFALHTFTTIIPVPMDMNMDHMSHGSMDHVQPMRYVLLAIPLTLFIISLVLFTKQPLHSYLPVLNTLILTFGSIALIAAGDGLVEYHFSVFMVVAFVAFYDSLKMVLLTTVIFAVHHIAGFFLFPELICGHMNYSFSLLLIHAVFLLLTSAAASLLIVTKHRTTRSLEAQKSSADELNRTALDNLQHTGQYMEQSAGALQTNAQSLVLLSEEIARSVEQISTAATDQLLPSQQQSEDKLNRMTAAIHDIASALEQLRQSSATTIDSAQYGRQSLDQITERIASLQADVEQMAAGIYGVDERAQEIARFIEIIAHLAEETNLLSLNAAIEAARAGEHGKSFAVVAQQVKKLSVETSDALKRMSTIIHEFTGATGNALQSSERGAQQMRLTLDDVKQTHETFRDIVDATKLNGQQVEQITMRTLELDRNAEAVNEATHYVTEMIQQSLNSQQTVAGTVNQQLEHSYAVRNEADQLNQMSDQLSSLVQQFSRQQRADQEPVSTRDDVGKTTDPHSSSADSHSSTSPIPSSAPVTDIAS, from the coding sequence ATGTATGAAAAAAACAAAGTCATGAATTTGTTATGCCTAGTTACGGTAGCGCTCTCTTTTATCGTATTTGCGCTGCATACGTTTACAACAATTATTCCAGTTCCAATGGATATGAACATGGATCATATGTCACATGGCAGCATGGATCATGTGCAACCAATGCGGTATGTATTGCTCGCTATTCCGCTTACTCTATTCATTATTTCGCTTGTTCTGTTTACCAAGCAGCCTCTTCACTCCTATTTGCCTGTGCTCAATACGCTAATCCTTACCTTTGGCAGTATCGCCCTGATCGCTGCTGGTGACGGATTGGTGGAGTACCACTTTTCGGTCTTTATGGTTGTCGCTTTTGTCGCCTTTTACGATTCGTTAAAGATGGTACTGTTGACGACAGTGATTTTTGCCGTCCATCATATCGCAGGCTTCTTCCTCTTTCCTGAACTGATCTGTGGACATATGAATTATTCCTTCTCCCTACTGCTGATTCATGCGGTATTTCTGCTGCTGACAAGCGCTGCTGCCAGCCTGCTCATTGTGACCAAACACCGCACCACTCGCTCACTGGAAGCGCAAAAGAGTAGCGCTGACGAGTTGAATCGTACCGCCTTGGACAATTTGCAGCATACCGGGCAATATATGGAGCAATCTGCCGGTGCATTGCAGACGAATGCCCAATCACTCGTTTTACTATCTGAAGAAATCGCTCGCTCTGTTGAGCAAATCAGCACCGCCGCAACAGATCAGCTGTTGCCTTCCCAGCAGCAAAGCGAAGACAAGCTGAATCGGATGACTGCCGCCATTCACGATATTGCTAGCGCACTTGAACAACTCCGTCAATCATCCGCGACTACGATTGATAGCGCCCAATATGGCAGGCAATCGCTAGATCAAATTACCGAACGCATCGCTTCCTTGCAGGCAGATGTCGAGCAAATGGCTGCCGGGATTTACGGCGTAGATGAGCGTGCACAGGAAATTGCCCGTTTTATCGAAATCATTGCCCATCTTGCCGAGGAAACCAATCTGCTATCCCTGAACGCCGCTATCGAAGCAGCGCGTGCGGGTGAACATGGCAAAAGCTTTGCCGTTGTTGCTCAGCAGGTGAAAAAGCTGTCCGTCGAAACCAGCGATGCGCTGAAACGCATGTCTACGATTATTCATGAATTTACCGGTGCAACTGGCAATGCACTGCAATCATCCGAACGTGGCGCACAACAGATGCGCTTGACGCTAGACGATGTCAAACAAACTCATGAGACATTTCGTGATATTGTAGACGCGACCAAGCTTAATGGGCAGCAAGTGGAGCAGATTACAATGCGTACACTGGAATTGGATCGCAATGCTGAAGCGGTCAATGAAGCGACCCATTATGTGACCGAAATGATCCAGCAATCGCTGAATAGCCAGCAAACGGTCGCTGGCACTGTGAATCAACAGCTGGAGCATAGCTATGCAGTTCGTAATGAAGCGGACCAATTAAACCAAATGAGCGATCAGCTAAGTAGCTTGGTGCAACAGTTTAGCCGACAGCAACGTGCCGATCAGGAGCCTGTATCTACTCGTGATGACGTAGGCAAAACTACAGACCCTCATTCGTCATCTGCCGACTCTCATTCATCCACTTCGCCTATTCCATCGTCTGCACCTGTAACCGATATTGCTTCCTAA
- a CDS encoding aminopeptidase, whose translation MSTFTNMLEKYAELVIKVGVNIQPGQVLIVNAPLETADLTRLIVAKAYDAGAKYVIVDWDDEAVTRIRYEHAADDTFDYYPQWQADMMEKFAEEGGAILRIKVPNPELFTGIDSWKVSTSVKAAAIANEKYSVFTRNSRISWSLIKAPTAAWADKVYADLPEAERIPAMWEAIFMMNRVKEDNDPVAAWREHIEHLRQGKNLLNGKKYKSLHYRAPGTDLHVQLPEGHLWRSGGGENEAGVYFVANMPTEEVYSMPHRNGVNGTVTSTMPLNLNGRLVEGIQLTFKDGKVVEYDATSGREHLTSLLETDEGALHLGEVALVPYDSPISNLNRIFYNTGIDENASCHFALGSAYPTNLEGGTKMSKQELLDHGANVSLTHVDFMVGSAELDIDGELPDGTTEPVFRKGNWAY comes from the coding sequence ATGAGTACATTTACAAACATGTTGGAAAAATACGCCGAGCTGGTAATCAAGGTAGGGGTGAATATTCAGCCTGGACAGGTGCTGATCGTGAATGCACCACTGGAAACGGCTGATCTTACCCGCTTGATCGTTGCTAAGGCATATGATGCTGGTGCCAAATACGTCATTGTGGATTGGGATGATGAAGCAGTCACTCGTATCCGTTACGAGCATGCAGCCGATGATACGTTTGACTACTACCCACAATGGCAGGCGGATATGATGGAGAAGTTTGCGGAAGAGGGCGGCGCTATTCTGCGCATCAAAGTACCGAATCCAGAGCTATTTACCGGTATCGATTCATGGAAAGTATCTACCTCAGTTAAGGCGGCAGCCATCGCGAATGAAAAATATAGCGTCTTTACGCGCAACAGCCGCATTAGCTGGTCGCTGATCAAAGCGCCAACCGCAGCATGGGCAGACAAAGTGTATGCCGATCTGCCCGAAGCGGAACGTATTCCAGCGATGTGGGAAGCGATCTTCATGATGAATCGGGTCAAAGAAGATAATGATCCAGTTGCTGCATGGCGCGAGCATATTGAACATCTGCGTCAAGGCAAAAACCTGCTAAACGGCAAGAAATACAAAAGCCTGCATTACCGCGCACCCGGAACCGATCTGCATGTCCAACTGCCAGAAGGTCATCTGTGGCGCAGTGGTGGTGGTGAAAATGAAGCTGGCGTTTATTTTGTCGCTAATATGCCGACCGAGGAAGTGTATTCGATGCCGCATCGGAATGGCGTCAATGGTACTGTGACAAGCACGATGCCGCTGAATTTGAATGGTCGTCTGGTGGAGGGGATTCAATTGACCTTCAAGGATGGCAAAGTGGTAGAGTATGACGCTACATCTGGTCGCGAGCATCTGACTTCGCTGCTGGAAACGGATGAAGGTGCGCTGCATCTGGGCGAAGTGGCACTGGTGCCATACGATTCCCCCATCTCTAACCTAAACCGTATTTTCTACAACACTGGTATTGATGAGAATGCGTCCTGCCACTTTGCACTGGGTAGCGCGTATCCGACCAATCTGGAGGGCGGCACCAAGATGAGCAAGCAGGAGCTACTGGATCATGGCGCCAATGTCAGTCTGACGCATGTGGACTTTATGGTTGGCTCCGCAGAGCTGGATATTGACGGCGAATTGCCGGATGGCACGACTGAGCCAGTATTCCGCAAAGGCAACTGGGCATATTGA
- a CDS encoding glycoside hydrolase family 3 N-terminal domain-containing protein, with the protein MSYKDPSTPLQERVQDLLAQMTQDEKIGQLVQPFGWRMFDKNEDGTITLTEACKEDILAGKIGALYAALRADPWTEVTLETGLSPREGAAALNAIQQFAIEHSRLGIPLMFGEECSHGHMAIGATVYPVPLLAASTWNLELYEQMCHAVAVETRSQGGVATYSPVLDIVRDPRWGRTEETYGEDPYLASQLAIAAVHGLQGEALDAPDSVIATLKHFAGYGASEGGRNAAPVHMGMKELHEVDLMPFRKAVEAGAVSIMTAYNEIDGVPCTSSDYLLDELLRKQWGFDGFVITDASAMNMLVGGYNIVETGEQATAISLKAGIDLEMSGYMFGKYLKSALEQGIAEEAHLDQAVRRLLEIKFRLGLFDNPYVDPDRAERLIHSPEHIELAREVARQGIILLKNDASALPLSATNIGTIAVIGPNANKPYNQLGDYTSPQPAGKVVTPLEGIRQYLAATGQEDSVLYAPGCRIKDGSLEGIPYALEVAQQADTVVLVLGGSSARDFGEGTIDLRTGQSLVHDSEESDMESGEGIDRVNLNLAGAQLELFKQIQSLGKKLIVIYINGRPVSEPWIDEHAQAIVEAWYPGQEGGHALADILFGDVNPSGRLTISVPKHVGQLPVYYNSKRTRGKRYLEMDLQPAYPFGHGLSYTTFEYAKPVVRPINVSLAAIAATQFAQTASNESDALATFKHTPAAIVAEVDVEITNTGHVAGWEVAQLYITDLVATCTRPEKELKGFTRVYVEPGETKTVTFTLTTEHLELVTSKLERIVEAGEFRLQIGGSSADGQIASLTITD; encoded by the coding sequence ATGAGTTACAAGGACCCATCGACACCGTTGCAGGAACGAGTACAGGATTTGCTGGCACAGATGACGCAGGATGAGAAGATCGGACAATTGGTGCAGCCGTTCGGCTGGCGCATGTTTGACAAAAACGAAGACGGTACAATCACGCTGACCGAAGCGTGTAAGGAAGATATTCTGGCTGGAAAAATTGGCGCCCTCTATGCGGCATTGCGCGCTGATCCTTGGACCGAGGTTACGTTGGAAACGGGGCTGTCGCCGCGTGAAGGAGCAGCGGCATTGAATGCGATTCAGCAATTCGCCATCGAACACTCGCGGCTGGGCATTCCACTCATGTTCGGCGAGGAATGCTCGCATGGACATATGGCAATCGGCGCAACTGTTTATCCTGTGCCGCTATTGGCAGCTAGCACATGGAACCTAGAGCTGTATGAGCAGATGTGTCATGCGGTAGCAGTGGAGACGCGAAGTCAGGGTGGCGTGGCAACCTACTCCCCCGTACTGGACATCGTGCGCGATCCACGCTGGGGACGTACCGAAGAGACATATGGTGAAGACCCGTATCTCGCGTCGCAGCTAGCGATAGCGGCGGTGCATGGATTGCAGGGAGAAGCGCTTGATGCACCGGATAGTGTGATTGCGACGCTGAAGCATTTTGCCGGATATGGCGCTTCTGAGGGTGGACGCAATGCTGCACCTGTACATATGGGCATGAAGGAATTGCATGAAGTCGATCTGATGCCGTTTCGCAAAGCGGTAGAAGCCGGCGCTGTCTCCATCATGACCGCTTATAACGAAATCGACGGCGTGCCGTGTACATCAAGTGACTATCTGCTGGACGAATTGCTGCGTAAGCAGTGGGGCTTTGATGGGTTTGTCATTACCGATGCGAGTGCGATGAATATGCTCGTAGGCGGCTACAATATCGTGGAAACGGGTGAGCAGGCAACCGCCATTTCCCTAAAAGCAGGCATCGATCTGGAAATGTCCGGTTATATGTTTGGCAAATATCTCAAGTCCGCGCTAGAGCAGGGCATCGCCGAAGAGGCTCATTTGGATCAGGCAGTACGTCGTTTGCTAGAAATTAAATTCCGATTGGGCTTGTTTGACAACCCGTATGTCGATCCTGATCGGGCGGAGCGCTTGATTCATTCACCAGAGCATATTGAGCTAGCGCGCGAGGTCGCTCGGCAAGGCATAATATTGCTAAAAAATGACGCTTCCGCACTGCCGCTGTCCGCTACCAATATCGGTACAATCGCTGTAATCGGACCGAACGCGAACAAGCCGTACAATCAGCTGGGCGATTATACTTCTCCGCAGCCGGCTGGTAAAGTGGTCACGCCGCTGGAAGGCATTCGTCAGTATCTGGCAGCTACCGGACAGGAGGACTCTGTACTGTATGCACCCGGTTGCCGGATCAAGGACGGTTCACTGGAAGGCATTCCATATGCGCTGGAAGTCGCACAGCAAGCCGATACAGTGGTGCTTGTACTAGGCGGTTCTAGTGCACGCGACTTTGGCGAAGGGACGATTGATTTGCGTACGGGACAATCGCTCGTGCATGATTCCGAGGAAAGCGATATGGAGAGCGGCGAAGGCATTGACCGCGTGAATCTCAATCTCGCAGGAGCACAGCTAGAGCTGTTCAAGCAGATTCAGTCACTTGGCAAAAAGCTAATCGTGATCTATATCAATGGTCGTCCGGTATCTGAGCCGTGGATTGATGAGCATGCGCAAGCGATTGTGGAGGCATGGTATCCAGGGCAGGAGGGTGGACATGCGCTGGCGGACATCCTATTTGGCGACGTGAATCCGTCTGGGCGTCTGACCATATCCGTACCGAAGCATGTTGGACAATTGCCTGTGTATTACAACAGCAAGCGTACGCGCGGCAAACGATATCTGGAAATGGATCTGCAACCGGCGTATCCGTTTGGACACGGGCTAAGCTATACAACCTTTGAATATGCAAAGCCTGTCGTGCGTCCTATCAATGTCTCACTGGCGGCAATTGCAGCTACCCAATTTGCACAGACTGCTTCGAATGAATCAGATGCGTTGGCAACATTCAAGCATACGCCAGCAGCAATCGTAGCGGAAGTGGATGTAGAGATTACTAATACGGGTCATGTAGCAGGGTGGGAAGTAGCACAGCTGTACATTACCGATCTGGTTGCTACATGTACACGACCAGAAAAGGAACTGAAAGGATTTACACGAGTGTATGTAGAACCCGGTGAAACGAAAACAGTCACCTTTACCCTAACGACCGAGCATCTGGAATTGGTTACCTCTAAACTGGAACGGATTGTAGAAGCTGGCGAATTTCGTTTACAAATCGGGGGCAGCTCGGCAGATGGGCAGATAGCGTCCCTTACAATTACCGACTGA
- a CDS encoding alpha-mannosidase, with product MHRIQRFLTHLAAHQWLEQRELKQWTVEEVRYITAGRYEVLQPRQASDLTLRATHGITYMLESDVHIPTEWKEHPAAILFSAGGGEGLLKLNGEFYHGLDRNHQFVPLRAEHIGQTVHAEIELYDPIPEPHDPLNGQPEFVAPLTGFTASLVSINAGLRSLMHSVRLLLDASRRLPEGELRRTDIEQALIQCMQAAYDLPQEAWKLEQPWVQLQQLLQEQVGKYAPDAAIDGRMIMVGQSHIDIAWLWPVRETVRKSSRTFSTMCTLLEQYPEFVYTQSQPQLFAYVKDHYPELYAKIKQYVAEGRWELVGGMWVEPDLNIPSGESLARQLLYGQRFYREEFGQTSSIEWLPDTFGYAASLPQLLRQAEIDYFMTTKLNWNDTNIFPYDLFQWVGIDGTPVLSYLNHGVNEHTTVKDIDEHWTSFRQKDIHPEQMLLYGHGDGGGGVTEEMVEYVQHAEWMIGQPKAEFGTAKEFFDHTLEKGDELPVWRGDLYLELHRGTYTTQAWNKRYNRKAEVLYREAEIWEQLAVLHMNRSSLAASEIPNDVTDALADPAGGHAVPSITDAVEGDAAPSAADFSVSPLILDKADDHAPITAELFKAGWIGIILNQFHDIVPGSAITEVYHTSDVEYEEILRIGEGALDQALAVWTDSLSLSGEGTPYAVFNSLGWERDEWVEIQGGDDLNHIAAYDEQGHPLAFDIIVNELAEPVTELPAAPQLHGTAARSKLPGRVPYGEQKEESSTQQSATANADTDHSQHANHETVVNQDATPSLFTLRIYVPSIPAFGYRVIWLREAKAELPSTPVVPDYQPDDQQTYEQLDVHEYEHEDDVQSPADVVLGAQVPAIWETPHYIIRFNEQGEIISLYDREYKREVLQSGQAGNVFGYYHDRPTLWDAWDVDPHFDNQVAGKANLVSSRVVMKGRTGDILHFRWELGGSIITQDIHLYHHHRRIDFKTEVDWNESHKLLKVEFPVDLIAEQATYEIPFGALERTMNNNTSWDRAQFEVCGHRWADVSEGNYGVSLLNDCKYGYDIKHARIRLSLLRAPKWPDGEADIGQHEFTYSLLPHGGNWREAYTVRAAAELNQPAPVREISYTPSTDDTIATQSQSQSQSQSQSQSQSQSQSQSQSDNGGVQSLLDYTGGHIVLDSIKPAEDGDGTIFRFYESSGSRGTATLRPGNWTTSEQNRSGQWVRTNLLEDEQEQLEAEDGTIIISFTPYEIKTLKWKVGTTQ from the coding sequence ATGCATCGTATTCAACGATTTCTTACACATCTGGCTGCTCATCAGTGGCTGGAACAGAGGGAACTGAAGCAATGGACAGTCGAGGAAGTACGCTATATTACAGCCGGACGCTACGAAGTGTTACAGCCGCGCCAAGCGAGCGATCTGACACTACGTGCAACGCACGGTATTACGTATATGCTGGAAAGTGATGTGCACATTCCGACGGAGTGGAAGGAGCATCCAGCAGCGATATTGTTTAGCGCTGGTGGTGGCGAAGGCTTGCTAAAGCTGAATGGTGAGTTTTACCACGGGCTAGATCGTAATCACCAGTTTGTACCGCTTCGTGCGGAGCATATCGGGCAGACGGTACACGCGGAGATTGAGCTATATGATCCGATTCCCGAACCGCATGATCCGTTAAATGGTCAGCCGGAATTCGTCGCGCCGCTAACCGGATTTACTGCCAGTCTGGTCAGCATCAACGCTGGATTGCGTAGCTTGATGCACAGTGTACGCTTGCTGCTGGATGCGTCACGTCGTTTACCGGAAGGAGAGCTTCGTCGCACCGATATTGAGCAAGCGCTTATCCAGTGTATGCAGGCGGCGTACGATCTGCCGCAGGAAGCATGGAAACTGGAGCAACCGTGGGTGCAATTGCAGCAACTGTTGCAGGAGCAAGTGGGCAAATATGCGCCAGATGCCGCTATCGATGGTCGGATGATCATGGTCGGTCAATCCCATATCGATATTGCATGGCTGTGGCCTGTACGCGAAACGGTGCGCAAAAGCAGCCGAACCTTTTCGACGATGTGTACACTGCTAGAGCAGTACCCAGAATTTGTGTACACCCAGAGTCAGCCGCAGTTGTTCGCTTATGTGAAGGATCACTACCCAGAGCTGTATGCCAAGATCAAGCAGTATGTCGCTGAAGGGCGCTGGGAGCTGGTTGGCGGGATGTGGGTGGAGCCAGATCTAAATATTCCGAGCGGCGAATCGCTGGCGCGTCAGCTGTTGTACGGACAACGCTTTTATCGGGAGGAATTTGGACAGACCTCATCCATCGAATGGCTACCGGATACGTTCGGTTATGCCGCTTCGTTGCCGCAGTTGCTGCGTCAGGCGGAGATTGATTATTTTATGACAACCAAGCTGAATTGGAATGATACAAATATCTTCCCTTATGATCTGTTCCAATGGGTAGGTATCGATGGTACGCCGGTCTTGTCGTATCTGAATCATGGGGTAAACGAGCATACGACGGTCAAGGACATCGACGAGCACTGGACATCGTTCCGGCAAAAGGATATTCACCCTGAGCAAATGCTGTTATACGGGCATGGTGACGGCGGTGGTGGCGTAACCGAGGAGATGGTCGAATATGTACAGCATGCGGAGTGGATGATCGGTCAGCCGAAAGCCGAATTTGGTACAGCAAAGGAATTTTTTGACCATACGCTGGAAAAAGGCGATGAGCTTCCGGTATGGCGCGGCGATCTGTATTTGGAGCTGCATCGGGGTACATATACGACCCAAGCGTGGAACAAACGCTACAACCGCAAAGCGGAAGTACTCTACCGCGAAGCGGAAATCTGGGAACAGCTGGCGGTGCTGCATATGAACCGCAGTAGTCTGGCAGCAAGCGAGATTCCGAATGATGTAACTGACGCGTTAGCTGATCCTGCTGGTGGACATGCAGTGCCATCGATAACGGATGCTGTAGAAGGCGATGCTGCACCATCGGCAGCCGACTTTTCGGTTAGTCCGCTTATTCTGGACAAAGCTGACGACCATGCGCCTATCACGGCAGAGTTATTCAAGGCAGGCTGGATTGGCATCATCCTGAATCAGTTTCACGATATTGTGCCGGGTTCTGCGATTACCGAAGTGTATCATACGTCAGATGTGGAATATGAGGAGATTCTGCGTATTGGGGAAGGCGCACTGGATCAGGCACTGGCAGTATGGACAGATTCACTATCCTTGTCTGGGGAAGGCACACCATATGCAGTATTCAATAGTCTCGGTTGGGAGCGCGACGAATGGGTGGAGATTCAAGGCGGTGACGATCTGAATCATATCGCTGCTTACGATGAACAGGGTCATCCACTAGCATTCGATATTATCGTCAATGAACTGGCAGAACCAGTTACAGAATTACCAGCCGCACCGCAGCTGCATGGTACCGCTGCTCGCAGCAAGCTGCCGGGACGCGTACCATACGGTGAGCAGAAAGAGGAATCTTCTACGCAGCAATCAGCTACAGCAAATGCTGACACTGATCATTCGCAACATGCCAATCATGAGACAGTAGTGAATCAGGATGCTACCCCATCGTTATTTACACTTCGTATTTATGTGCCATCCATTCCGGCGTTTGGCTATCGTGTCATCTGGCTGCGTGAAGCGAAAGCGGAGCTGCCATCCACGCCAGTCGTGCCGGATTACCAACCGGACGATCAACAGACGTATGAGCAGTTGGATGTGCATGAATACGAGCATGAGGACGATGTGCAAAGCCCGGCAGATGTTGTACTTGGCGCGCAGGTTCCAGCCATCTGGGAAACGCCGCATTATATCATTCGCTTCAATGAGCAGGGCGAGATCATTTCATTGTATGACCGAGAGTATAAGCGCGAAGTGCTGCAATCAGGGCAAGCGGGCAATGTGTTCGGATACTACCATGACCGACCGACATTGTGGGATGCGTGGGATGTGGACCCGCATTTTGACAATCAGGTAGCAGGAAAGGCGAATCTGGTATCCTCGCGTGTTGTGATGAAAGGGCGCACAGGCGATATTTTGCACTTCCGTTGGGAGCTGGGCGGTTCGATCATTACGCAGGACATCCATCTGTACCATCACCATCGTCGGATTGATTTTAAAACAGAAGTGGACTGGAATGAGAGTCACAAGCTGCTCAAAGTCGAGTTCCCGGTCGATCTGATCGCCGAGCAAGCGACGTATGAGATTCCATTCGGCGCGCTGGAGCGGACAATGAACAACAATACATCATGGGATCGTGCGCAATTTGAAGTGTGCGGGCATCGCTGGGCAGATGTGTCCGAGGGCAATTATGGCGTCAGTCTGCTGAATGATTGCAAATACGGCTATGACATCAAGCATGCACGTATACGCCTATCGCTGCTGCGCGCACCCAAATGGCCAGATGGCGAAGCGGATATCGGGCAGCATGAATTTACGTATTCCCTGCTTCCACATGGCGGTAACTGGCGCGAAGCGTATACAGTTCGGGCAGCAGCGGAGCTGAATCAACCGGCACCAGTACGCGAGATTTCTTATACGCCAAGCACCGATGATACCATTGCTACGCAGTCGCAGTCGCAGTCGCAGTCGCAGTCGCAGTCGCAGTCGCAGTCGCAGTCGCAGTCGCAGTCGCAGTCAGACAACGGCGGCGTGCAGTCGCTGCTGGATTACACAGGCGGACATATTGTGCTGGATAGCATCAAGCCAGCAGAGGATGGCGACGGGACGATTTTCCGATTCTATGAATCGTCCGGCAGTCGCGGCACAGCTACCCTTCGTCCGGGCAACTGGACTACATCGGAGCAGAACCGCAGCGGTCAATGGGTACGAACCAATCTGCTGGAAGATGAGCAGGAGCAGCTGGAAGCCGAAGACGGTACCATTATCATCTCCTTTACACCATACGAGATCAAAACGTTGAAATGGAAAGTAGGGACAACGCAATGA